A section of the Oryza sativa Japonica Group chromosome 1, ASM3414082v1 genome encodes:
- the LOC107276285 gene encoding protein SODIUM POTASSIUM ROOT DEFECTIVE 3 has protein sequence MAARGLKKAFRWFPHSNEDHHHLEEDEGSSERRGLLRSHLEQVVPVTDLEDEPNASSSAVKEPKTVALKVSMHCHCCARKVEKQILKMEGVVSFKVELENKKVTVVGNVSPMEVLESICKVMKSAQILAAA, from the exons ATGGCTGCAAGAGGTCTGAAGAAGGCTTTCCGTTGGTTTCCGCATTCCAATGAAGATCATCATCACCTGGAGGAAGACGAGGGAAGCAGCGAGAGGCGCGGCCTGCTGAGGAGCCACTTGGAACAGGTTGTGCCGGTCACTGATCTTGAAGACGAACCGAACGCATCATCATCAGCTGTGAAAGAACCAAAG ACAGTAGCACTGAAGGTGTCTATGCACTGCCATTGCTGCGCGAGGAAGGTTGAGAAGCAAATTTTGAAGATGGAAG GAGTGGTGTCCTTCAAGGTGGAGCTGGAGAACAAGAAGGTGACCGTGGTCGGCAATGTCAGCCCCATGGAAGTCCTGGAGAGCATCTGCAAGGTGATGAAGTCTGCACAGATTTTGGCGGCTGCCTAG
- the LOC4326390 gene encoding uncharacterized protein codes for MEDDQILVEPDLAAELEQSLVDPTHELEQNLVEQGLVIGQEFVDVHACRRAVKDMAIAMHFELRVVKSDRSRFIAKCAREGCPWRVHVAKCHGVPTFTVRTLHGEHTCDGVRDLHHHQATVGWVARSVEATLRDNPQYKPKEILQDIREQHGVAVSYMQAWRGKERSMAAVHGTLEDGYRFLPAYCEQIVQTNPGSVAIYKGTGPDNSFQRLFVSFHASIHGFLNACRPLLEIDKADLKGKYLGTLLCASAVDAENMMFPLAFGIVDAESDENWMWFFSELRKMLGVNTDKMPVLTILSERQSQVVEAVEVNFPTAFHGFCLRYVSENFRDEFKNPKLLNIFWSAVYALTAAEFDSKVNDMVQVQDVMPWFQRFPPNLWAVSYFEGIRYGHFNLGITEILYNWAMECHEFPIVQTVEHIKHQLTCWFVERQNLALSYNSILVPSAEKLISEAIADSGCYQVLRANKVEFEIVSSERTNIVDTQARCCSCRRWQIYGIPCAHAVAALLSCGEDPRLYAHECFSIMKYRETYSQPIYSIPDRSQWNLPFSFAQGAGSKAYAVLRPPKIRRPPGRPKMKILKIESLKRPKRIVQCGRCHLLGHSQKKCSLRN; via the coding sequence ATGGAAGACGATCAGATTTTAGTTGAACCAGACctggcggcggagctagagcaGAGTCTTGTAGATCCCACGCATGAGTTAGAGCAGAATCTTGTAGAGCAAGGCCTTGTCATCGGGCAAGAGTTTGTCGATGTCCACGCGTGCCGGAGGGCCGTCAAGGACATGGCCATTGCTATGCATTTCGAGCTCCGTGTCGTGAAATCTGACCGGAGCCGGTTCATCGCCAAGTGCGCGAGGGAAGGCTGCCCGTGGCGTGTGCATGTGGCAAAGTGCCATGGTGTCCCGACTTTCACTGTACGCACATTGCACGGGGAGCACACGTGCGACGGTGTGCGTGACTTGCATCATCACCAGGCTACCGTTGGTTGGGTTGCTAGGTCCGTTGAGGCAACGCTAAGAGATAACCCACAGTATAAGCCAAAAGAGATATTGCAGGATATCCGAGAGCAGCATGGAGTAGCAGTTTCTTATATGCAGGCATGGCGTGGGAAGGAGAGAAGCATGGCTGCTGTTCATGGCACCCTTGAGGATGGATATCGCTTTCTTCCTGCCTACTGTGAGCAGATTGTACAGACAAATCCTGGCAGTGTTGCAATATACAAAGGGACTGGACCAGATAATAGCTTCCAGCGGCTGTTCGTGTCGTTCCATGCATCTATTCATGGTTTCTTAAATGCATGTAGACCCCTTTTGGAAATTGACAAGGCAGACCTCAAGGGAAAGTATCTTGGGACATTGCTATGTGCGTCAGCTGTTGATGCTGAAAACATGATGTTCCCGCTAGCATTTGGTATTGTTGACGCTGAAAGTGATGAAAACTGGATGTGGTTTTTTTCAGAACTGAGGAAGATGCTTGGAGTTAACACGGATAAGATGCCTGTCTTGACGATACTATCTGAAAGGCAATCACAAGTGGTTGAAGCTGTTGAAGTAAACTTCCCCACTGCTTTTCATGGATTTTGCTTGAGATATGTGAGTGAGAATTTCCGTGACGAGTTCAAAAATCCTAAACTTCTGAACATTTTCTGGAGTGCTGTTTATGCTCTAACAGCAGCAGAATTTGATTCAAAGGTAAATGATATGGTCCAAGTTCAAGATGTCATGCCATGGTTCCAACGTTTCCCACCAAATCTCTGGGCAGTTTCTTACTTTGAGGGTATCCGATATGGCCATTTTAATCTTGGGATAACTGAGATATTATATAACTGGGCCATGGAGTGTCATGAGTTTCCTATAGTGCAAACTGTGGAGCATATCAAACACCAACTGACCTGCTGGTTTGTTGAACGGCAAAACTTGGCGCTATCATACAACTCAATTCTTGTTCCATCAGCCGAGAAACTTATTTCTGAAGCTATCGCTGATTCAGGATGCTATCAAGTCCTTCGAGCAAACAAGGTGGAGTTTGAAATAGTCTCATCTGAGCGAACAAACATTGTGGATACGCAAGCCAGGTGCTGCTCTTGTCGTCGGTGGCAAATATATGGCATTCCATGTGCACATGCTGTTGCTGCACTACTTTCCTGTGGTGAAGATCCTCGCTTGTATGCACATGAATGCTTCAGCATAATGAAGTATCGGGAAACTTACTCCCAGCCAATCTATTCAATTCCAGATAGAAGCCAATGGAACCTCCCGTTTTCTTTTGCACAAGGTGCAGGAAGCAAAGCATATGCGGTTCTTCGCCCGCCCAAGATCCGGAGGCCTCCTGGTCGTCCCAAAATGAAGATTCTTAAGATAGAAAGCTTGAAACGGCCAAAACGAATCGTTCAATGTGGCCGATGTCATCTTCTTGGACATTCTCAAAAGAAGTGTTCGTTACGAAACTGA
- the LOC4325948 gene encoding uncharacterized protein has product MATPTAQTAALLAAAAALFLLASAALPVVRSDAGGDGDVTAYDELRHRGFPLGLLPANVRGYTLDSGSGDFAVDLASSCRIVLPAGSYLASFSDRLTGRLDDRRISGLSGIRVRAFFRWWSITGIRADGDELVFEVGSVSAKFPARHFNASLECPAKADS; this is encoded by the coding sequence ATGGCGACACCCACTGCCCAAACCGcggcgctcctcgccgccgccgccgcgctcttcCTCCTCGCGTCGGCGGCCCTCCCGGTCGTCCgctccgacgccggcggcgacggcgacgtcacCGCGTACGACGAGCTCCGGCACCGCGGGTTCCCGCTGGGCTTGCTGCCGGCGAACGTGCGCGGGTACACGCTGGACTCCGGGTCGGGGGACTTCGCCGTGGACCTCGCCTCCAGCTGCCGGATCGTGCTCCCCGCGGGGAGCTACCTCGCCTCCTTCAGCGACCGCCTCACGGGCCGGCTCGACGACCGCCGCATCTCCGGCCTCAGCGGCATCCGCGTCAGGGCCTTCTTCCGGTGGTGGTCCATCACCGGGATccgcgccgacggcgacgagctcgtCTTCGAGGTCGGCTCCGTCTCCGCCAAGTTCCCCGCCCGCCACTTCAACGCCAGCCTCGAGTGCCCCGCCAAAGCCGACTCTTAG
- the LOC4325949 gene encoding probable esterase KAI2 — protein sequence MPPLNPRVVGCGERTLVLSHGYGGSQAIWDRVLPHLAETNKVVLFDWDFSGGGGDGEKAAAEEEEEYTFEGFADELVALMEEMGVSGAVYVGHSMAGMIGCIASINRPGLFTHLVLVGASPRYINSDDYEGGFDEPEIDAMLATISSDFLSWAKGFVPLIVGAAADNPSAAETLARTFFAMDPRVADALARMIFLGDNRGVLGRVAAPCTLVHASGDPAAPPCVGRYMEGRIGRAALVTVDSAGHFPQLVAPDEMLRILDAVLAEEEEAAAKGGGVAIVMEERGSLAAVGEVEVKGDIDVAT from the exons ATGCCGCCACTGAATCCAAGAGTGGTTGGGTGTGGGGAGAGGACACTGGTCCTCTCCCATGGCTATGGAGGCAGCCAGGCCATCTGGGACAGGGTGCTGCCTCATCTCGCCGAGACGAACAAG gtCGTCCTGTTCGACTGGgacttctccggcggcggcggcgacggcgagaaggcggcggcggaggaggaggaggagtacaCGTTCGAGGGGTTCGCGGACGAGCTGGTGGCGCTGATGGAGGAGATGGGGGTGAGCGGGGCGGTGTACGTGGGGCATTCCATGGCCGGCATGATCGGCTGCATTGCCTCCATCAACCGCCCCGGCCTCTTCACCCACCTCGTGCTCGTCGGCGCCTCCCCGAG GTACATCAACTCGGATGACTACGAGGGCGGCTTCGACGAGCCGGAGATCGACGCGATGCTGGCCACCATCTCGTCGGACTTCCTCTCCTGGGCCAAGGGCTTCGTCCCGCtcatcgtcggcgccgccgccgacaaccCCTCCGCCGCGGAGACGCTGGCGCGGACCTTCTTCGCCATGGACCCGCGCGTGGCGGACGCGCTGGCGCGCATGATCTTCCTCGGCGACAACCGCGGCGTGCTgggccgcgtcgccgcgccgtgcaCCCTCGTGCACGCCTCCGGcgaccccgccgcgccgccgtgcgtcGGGCGCTACATGGAGGGGCGCATCGGGCGCGCCGCCTTGGTGACCGTCGACTCGGCCGGCCACTTCCCGCAGCTCGTGGCGCCCGACGAGATGCTCCGGATACTCGACGCTGTgctcgccgaggaggaggaggcggccgccaagggcggcggcgtcgccatcGTCATGGAGGAGAGGggcagcctcgccgccgtcggcgaggtGGAGGTGAAGGGCGACATCGATGTGGCCACGTAG